The Bradyrhizobium sp. WBAH42 genome includes a window with the following:
- a CDS encoding MarR family winged helix-turn-helix transcriptional regulator, translating into MPSKPPPPITIDAVYAAPGYLFRRMQQIAVSIFMEECKAFDLTPVQYAALVAIHTHPGIDATRLSAVIAFDRSTLGSVIERLQAKAYIERRPAPEDKRIKLLYLTKSGAAILREIIPAVERAQERMLEPLKPADRKALMSLLAQLVDLNNEASRVPLRAEDALEHLGKAG; encoded by the coding sequence ATGCCGAGTAAGCCGCCCCCTCCGATCACGATCGACGCGGTCTATGCCGCGCCGGGCTATCTGTTCCGGCGCATGCAGCAGATCGCGGTCTCGATCTTCATGGAGGAGTGCAAGGCGTTCGACCTCACTCCGGTGCAATATGCGGCGCTGGTCGCAATCCACACCCATCCCGGCATCGATGCGACGCGGCTGTCGGCGGTGATCGCCTTCGACCGCTCGACGCTCGGCAGCGTGATCGAACGTCTCCAGGCCAAGGCCTATATCGAGCGCAGGCCGGCACCCGAGGACAAGCGGATCAAGCTGCTCTATCTGACCAAGTCGGGCGCTGCGATCCTGCGCGAGATCATTCCCGCCGTGGAGCGTGCGCAGGAGCGGATGCTGGAGCCTCTCAAGCCCGCCGACCGCAAGGCGCTGATGAGCCTGCTGGCGCAGCTGGTCGATCTCAACAACGAAGCATCACGAGTGCCG
- the maiA gene encoding maleylacetoacetate isomerase, producing the protein MKLHGYFRSSAAYRVRIALNLKGLGAEHLPHHLRKGEQCAPSYLAINPQGLVPALEDDAGGVLTQSVAIIEWLDETHPNPPLLPKDPLRRAKVRAFALAIACDTHPVQNLKVLARLRELGLPEEKVQDWAAWVNREGLSACETLIKAEPGPFCFGDAPTLADLCLVPQLGNARRFGVDVSAYPRLLQAEAAAKALAAFADAAPEKQPDAE; encoded by the coding sequence ATGAAGCTGCACGGCTATTTCCGCTCCAGCGCCGCTTACCGCGTGCGGATCGCGCTGAACCTCAAGGGGCTCGGCGCCGAGCATCTGCCGCATCATTTGCGCAAGGGCGAGCAATGCGCACCCTCTTATCTCGCCATCAATCCGCAGGGCCTGGTGCCGGCGCTGGAGGACGATGCGGGTGGCGTGCTGACGCAATCGGTGGCGATCATCGAATGGCTCGACGAGACCCATCCCAATCCGCCACTGCTGCCGAAGGATCCGCTGCGCCGCGCCAAGGTGCGCGCCTTCGCGCTGGCGATCGCCTGCGACACCCATCCGGTGCAGAACCTGAAAGTGCTGGCGCGGCTGCGCGAGCTCGGCCTGCCCGAGGAGAAGGTCCAGGACTGGGCCGCCTGGGTCAATCGCGAGGGCCTGTCGGCCTGCGAGACGCTGATCAAGGCCGAGCCGGGTCCGTTCTGCTTCGGCGATGCGCCGACGCTGGCCGATCTCTGCCTCGTGCCGCAGCTCGGCAATGCGCGCCGCTTCGGCGTCGACGTCTCCGCCTATCCGCGCCTGCTCCAGGCCGAGGCTGCCGCCAAGGCGCTGGCGGCGTTTGCCGATGCCGCACCGGAGAAGCAGCCCGATGCCGAGTAA
- the gtdA gene encoding gentisate 1,2-dioxygenase yields the protein MEAVTKTPEREAFYKKIDGENLTALWTVMSDLITPEPKSACRPHLWKFDVIRDYMTEAGKLITAKEAERRVLVLENPGLRGQSKITTSLYAGVQMVVPGDVAPAHRHSQSALRFVLEGKGAHTAVDGERTAMEPGDFIITPSMTWHDHSNETDQPMFWLDGLDIPLVQFFDCSFAEGSMEDQQKITKPPGDSFARYGHNLLPVDVKRSSKTSPIFSYPYAYTREALEKARTSQEWDACHGLKLKFSNPETGDFAMPTIGTFIQLLPKGFGTARYRSTDATVFCPIEGRGRSRIGDTVFEWGPRDLFVVPSWHWVTHEADEDAVLFSFSDRPVQQKLDLFREDRGNA from the coding sequence ATGGAAGCCGTGACCAAGACGCCGGAACGCGAGGCGTTCTACAAGAAGATCGACGGCGAAAACCTCACCGCGCTGTGGACGGTGATGAGTGACCTGATCACGCCAGAGCCGAAGAGCGCCTGCCGGCCGCACCTCTGGAAGTTCGACGTCATCCGCGACTACATGACCGAGGCCGGCAAGCTCATCACCGCCAAAGAGGCCGAGCGGCGCGTGCTGGTGCTGGAGAACCCGGGACTGCGCGGGCAATCCAAGATCACGACCTCGCTCTATGCCGGCGTGCAGATGGTGGTGCCCGGCGACGTCGCGCCCGCCCATCGCCACAGCCAGTCGGCGCTGCGCTTCGTGCTCGAAGGAAAAGGCGCCCACACCGCGGTCGACGGCGAGCGCACCGCGATGGAGCCGGGCGACTTCATCATCACGCCTTCGATGACCTGGCACGATCATTCCAACGAGACCGATCAGCCGATGTTCTGGCTCGACGGCCTCGACATCCCGCTGGTGCAGTTTTTCGACTGCTCCTTTGCCGAAGGCTCGATGGAAGATCAGCAGAAGATCACGAAGCCCCCGGGCGACAGCTTTGCCCGCTATGGCCACAACCTCTTGCCCGTCGATGTGAAGCGGAGCTCGAAGACCTCACCCATCTTCAGCTATCCCTATGCCTACACGCGCGAGGCGCTGGAGAAGGCCAGGACGAGCCAGGAATGGGACGCCTGCCACGGCCTCAAGCTGAAATTCAGCAACCCCGAGACCGGCGATTTCGCCATGCCGACCATCGGCACCTTCATCCAGCTGCTGCCGAAGGGTTTTGGCACCGCGCGCTATCGTTCGACGGACGCAACGGTGTTCTGCCCGATCGAGGGCCGCGGCCGCAGCCGCATCGGCGATACCGTGTTCGAATGGGGGCCGCGCGATCTGTTCGTGGTGCCGAGCTGGCACTGGGTCACGCACGAGGCGGATGAGGACGCCGTGCTGTTCAGCTTCTCGGACCGGCCGGTGCAGCAGAAGCTGGATCTGTTTCGGGAAGATCGCGGGAACGCGTGA
- a CDS encoding ABC transporter permease: MLDRAATDTTAKNEPTRRVRFRGAGFVPASSRFGGWIALGLVIAIWQAAGSAGLVNALFLPTPSAIVRAIYQLAVSGALWQHVSASLLRIGVGWLVGTAAGVAVGFAIGLSRLARSVGITFISALFPIPKIALLPLLILWLGIGEEPKIATIALGVFFSTAISVYSGVDAVPRNLIRMAQSFNVPFATIVRKVIWPGALPAILAGFRITASVALLLVVSAEMIGAQYGIGAFVLQAGNLMQTDQLLAGVVILSVFGLAVGKVIGWLETRLLHWR; the protein is encoded by the coding sequence ATGCTTGACCGCGCGGCAACGGACACGACGGCCAAGAACGAACCGACGCGGCGCGTCCGCTTTCGTGGTGCGGGCTTCGTGCCTGCGTCGAGCCGGTTTGGCGGCTGGATCGCGCTCGGCCTCGTCATCGCGATCTGGCAAGCCGCCGGCAGCGCCGGCCTCGTCAATGCGCTGTTTCTGCCGACCCCCTCTGCGATTGTCCGCGCGATCTATCAGCTCGCGGTCTCCGGCGCACTGTGGCAGCATGTTTCGGCCTCGCTGCTGCGGATCGGCGTCGGCTGGCTCGTGGGAACGGCGGCCGGCGTCGCCGTCGGCTTCGCCATCGGCCTGTCGCGCCTCGCGCGCAGCGTCGGCATCACCTTCATCTCGGCGCTGTTCCCGATCCCGAAGATCGCGCTGCTGCCGCTGCTCATTCTCTGGCTCGGCATCGGCGAGGAGCCGAAGATCGCGACGATTGCGCTCGGGGTGTTCTTCTCGACCGCGATCTCGGTCTATAGCGGCGTCGATGCCGTGCCACGCAACCTGATCCGCATGGCGCAGAGCTTCAACGTCCCCTTCGCCACCATCGTGCGCAAGGTGATCTGGCCGGGCGCGCTGCCGGCGATCCTCGCCGGCTTCCGCATCACCGCCTCCGTCGCGCTGCTGCTCGTCGTCAGCGCCGAGATGATCGGCGCCCAATACGGCATCGGCGCCTTCGTGCTGCAGGCCGGCAATCTGATGCAGACCGATCAGCTGCTCGCGGGCGTCGTGATCCTGTCGGTGTTCGGCCTCGCAGTGGGCAAGGTGATCGGCTGGCTGGAGACGCGGCTGTTGCACTGGCGGTAG